A window from Citrus sinensis cultivar Valencia sweet orange chromosome 5, DVS_A1.0, whole genome shotgun sequence encodes these proteins:
- the LOC102626573 gene encoding pentatricopeptide repeat-containing protein At4g19440, chloroplastic isoform X1 has protein sequence MDLRRLSIPKPCSLSIAVSRPLTHVTSTAQQQQELHNRNQQQQPPPPQSSNQSLLKWVSSVLSKQSLDPSKCKLFLPNLSPQEFDTLFFSIRSNVNPKTALKFFYFASQSCNFRFTVRSYCLLIRLLLFSNLLSPARLLLIRLIDGKMPVLYASNPSIRHIEIASQMVDLNVTAEPALGVQIADLLVHVYCTQFKNLGFGYAIDVFSIFSSKGIFPSLKTCNFLLNSLVKANEVQKGIEVFETMCRGVSPDVFLFSTAINAFCKRGRIEDAIGLFTKMEELGIAPNVVTYNNIIHGLCRNGRLYEAFHLKEKMVLREVEPSLITYSILINGLIKLEKFDDANFVLKEMSVRGFVPNYVVYNTLIDGYCKKGNISEALKIRDDMVSKGMSPNSVTFNSLIHGFCKSGQMDNAENALEEMLSRGLSINQGAYTSVIKWLCINSRFNSALHFTKEMLLRNLRPGDGLLTLLVSGLCKNGKQAEATELCFRLFEKGFTVNTVTSNALIHGMCEAGNLKEAGKLLMEMLQRGLILDKVTYNTLILGCCKDGKPEEGFKLKEDMIKRGIQPDNYTYNLLLHGLCSIGKMEEAIELWEECKRTVFGPDIYTYGVMIDGFCKADKIEEGETLFNEMISKKMELNPVVYNTLIRAYCKIGNTTAAFRLSNDMKSRGILPTSVTYSSLIHGLCNIGLIEDAKCLFDEMRKEGLLPNVACYTALIGGYCKLGQMDEAESVLQEMASINIHPNKITYTIMIGGYCKLGDMKEAAKLLNVMAEKGISPDSITYNVFMDGHCKGGNVEEAFKVCDRMLSEGLSLDEITYTTLIDGWQSSTITNQDNH, from the coding sequence ATGGATTTGAGAAGACTTTCAATACCCAAGCCTTGCTCTCTCTCCATCGCCGTCTCTCGCCCCTTAACTCACGTGACATCCACTGcccaacaacaacaagagCTCCATAACCGaaaccagcagcagcagccgcCGCCGCCACAGAGCTCGAATCAGAGTTTGCTCAAATGGGTATCTTCTGTTCTTTCAAAGCAATCTCTTGATCCTtctaaatgtaaattattctTACCCAACTTGTCTCCTCAAGAGTTTGATACCCTTTTCTTCTCTATTCGATCCAATGTGAACCCCAAAACCGCTCTGAAATTTTTCTACTTTGCATCACAGTCTTGTAACTTTCGATTCACTGTTCGGTCTTATTGTCTTTTGATTCGTTTGCTCCTTTTTTCCAATCTTTTATCGCCTGCCAGATTGCTTTTGATCCGTTTGATTGATGGGAAGATGCCGGTTTTGTATGCAAGCAATCCCAGTATTAGGCACATTGAGATAGCTTCTCAAATGGTTGATTTGAATGTTACTGCCGAGCCGGCTCTTGGTGTTCAAATAGCTGATTTGTTAGTACATGTTTATTGTACACAGTTCAAGAATTTGGGCTTCGGTTATGCTATTGATgtgttttccattttctctAGTAAGGGTATTTTCCCTTCATTGAAGACTTgcaattttttgttgaattctTTAGTGAAAGCTAATGAGGTGCAAAAGGGAATTGAAGTTTTTGAGACTATGTGCCGTGGTGTTTCTCCTGATGTTTTCTTGTTTAGCACTGCGATTAATGCATTTTGTAAGAGAGGAAGGATTGAGGATGCAATTGGCTTATTTACGAAAATGGAAGAATTGGGTATTGCTCCTAATGTCGttacatataataatattattcatggCTTATGTAGGAATGGGAGACTATATGAGGCATTTCATTTAAAAGAGAAGATGGTGCTAAGGGAAGTGGAACCAAGCCTTATTACATATAGTATTCTTATTAATGGTTTGATTAAGTTGGAGAAATTTGATGatgcaaattttgttttgaaggAAATGTCCGTTAGAGGGTTTGTCCCAAATTATGTTGTATATAACACACTGATTGATGGGTACtgtaaaaaaggaaatattagTGAGGCACTGAAGATAAGGGATGATATGGTATCCAAAGGGATGAGTCCCAATTCAGTGACATTTAATTCCCTCATACACGGTTTTTGTAAGAGTGGTCAAATGGATAACGCTGAGAATGCTTTAGAGGAGATGCTATCTAGAGGTTTATCAATAAACCAGGGAGCTTATACTTCTGTCATTAAGTGGTTATGTATTAATTCTAGGTTCAATTCTGCACTTCATTTCACTAAGGAGATGTTATTGAGAAATTTAAGGCCTGGTGATGGGTTACTGACCTTATTGGTTAGTGGGCTCTGTAAGAATGGAAAACAGGCAGAGGCAACTGAACTTTGTTTTAGGCTGTTTGAGAAAGGGTTCACTGTCAACACAGTGACctcaaatgctttaattcaTGGAATGTGTGAAGCAGGTAACTTGAAAGAAGCAGGAAAGCTCCTCATGGAGATGCTACAAAGGGGTTTGATATTGGATAAGGTCACATATAACACACTCATCTTGGGCTGCTGCAAAGATGGAAAGCCAGAGGAAGGATTTAAGCTTAAAGAAGACATGATTAAGCGAGGTATTCAGCCGGACAATTATACCTACAATTTACTACTACATGGGCTATGCAGTATTGGTAAAATGGAAGAAGCTATTGAGCTCTGGGAAGAGTGCAAAAGAACTGTTTTTGGACCGGATATTTACACATACGGGGTCATGATAGATGGATTCTGTAAAGCTGATAAAATTGAAGAAGGTGAAACCCTGTTTAATGAGATGATCTCTAAGAAAATGGAGCTAAATCCTGTTGTTTATAATACACTAATCAGAGCATACTGTAAAATTGGGAATACAACAGCAGCTTTTAGACTTTCTAATGACATGAAAAGCAGGGGCATTCTACCTACTTCTGTTACATATTCTTCTCTAATACATGGATTGTGCAATATCGGCCTCATTGAAGATGCAAAATGTCTTTTTGATGAAATGAGAAAAGAGGGGTTGCTGCCAAATGTTGCCTGTTACACTGCACTCATAGGTGGTTACTGTAAGCTGGGTCAGATGGATGAAGCTGAGAGTGTCTTGCAGGAAATGGCTTCGATTAAtatacatcctaataaaattaCCTACACGATCATGATTGGTGGTTATTGTAAGTTGGGTGATATGAAGGAAGCGGCTAAACTTCTAAATGTGATGGCTGAAAAGGGGATTTCCCCAGATTCCATCACTTACAATGTCTTTATGGATGGGCATTGCAAAGGAGGGAATGTGGAAGAAGCTTTTAAAGTATGCGATCGTATGTTAAGTGAAGGATTATCTTTAGATGAAATTACATATACGACATTGATTGATGGATGGcaatcatcaacaattacaaatcaggataatcattaa
- the LOC102626573 gene encoding pentatricopeptide repeat-containing protein At4g19440, chloroplastic isoform X2: MPVLYASNPSIRHIEIASQMVDLNVTAEPALGVQIADLLVHVYCTQFKNLGFGYAIDVFSIFSSKGIFPSLKTCNFLLNSLVKANEVQKGIEVFETMCRGVSPDVFLFSTAINAFCKRGRIEDAIGLFTKMEELGIAPNVVTYNNIIHGLCRNGRLYEAFHLKEKMVLREVEPSLITYSILINGLIKLEKFDDANFVLKEMSVRGFVPNYVVYNTLIDGYCKKGNISEALKIRDDMVSKGMSPNSVTFNSLIHGFCKSGQMDNAENALEEMLSRGLSINQGAYTSVIKWLCINSRFNSALHFTKEMLLRNLRPGDGLLTLLVSGLCKNGKQAEATELCFRLFEKGFTVNTVTSNALIHGMCEAGNLKEAGKLLMEMLQRGLILDKVTYNTLILGCCKDGKPEEGFKLKEDMIKRGIQPDNYTYNLLLHGLCSIGKMEEAIELWEECKRTVFGPDIYTYGVMIDGFCKADKIEEGETLFNEMISKKMELNPVVYNTLIRAYCKIGNTTAAFRLSNDMKSRGILPTSVTYSSLIHGLCNIGLIEDAKCLFDEMRKEGLLPNVACYTALIGGYCKLGQMDEAESVLQEMASINIHPNKITYTIMIGGYCKLGDMKEAAKLLNVMAEKGISPDSITYNVFMDGHCKGGNVEEAFKVCDRMLSEGLSLDEITYTTLIDGWQSSTITNQDNH; the protein is encoded by the coding sequence ATGCCGGTTTTGTATGCAAGCAATCCCAGTATTAGGCACATTGAGATAGCTTCTCAAATGGTTGATTTGAATGTTACTGCCGAGCCGGCTCTTGGTGTTCAAATAGCTGATTTGTTAGTACATGTTTATTGTACACAGTTCAAGAATTTGGGCTTCGGTTATGCTATTGATgtgttttccattttctctAGTAAGGGTATTTTCCCTTCATTGAAGACTTgcaattttttgttgaattctTTAGTGAAAGCTAATGAGGTGCAAAAGGGAATTGAAGTTTTTGAGACTATGTGCCGTGGTGTTTCTCCTGATGTTTTCTTGTTTAGCACTGCGATTAATGCATTTTGTAAGAGAGGAAGGATTGAGGATGCAATTGGCTTATTTACGAAAATGGAAGAATTGGGTATTGCTCCTAATGTCGttacatataataatattattcatggCTTATGTAGGAATGGGAGACTATATGAGGCATTTCATTTAAAAGAGAAGATGGTGCTAAGGGAAGTGGAACCAAGCCTTATTACATATAGTATTCTTATTAATGGTTTGATTAAGTTGGAGAAATTTGATGatgcaaattttgttttgaaggAAATGTCCGTTAGAGGGTTTGTCCCAAATTATGTTGTATATAACACACTGATTGATGGGTACtgtaaaaaaggaaatattagTGAGGCACTGAAGATAAGGGATGATATGGTATCCAAAGGGATGAGTCCCAATTCAGTGACATTTAATTCCCTCATACACGGTTTTTGTAAGAGTGGTCAAATGGATAACGCTGAGAATGCTTTAGAGGAGATGCTATCTAGAGGTTTATCAATAAACCAGGGAGCTTATACTTCTGTCATTAAGTGGTTATGTATTAATTCTAGGTTCAATTCTGCACTTCATTTCACTAAGGAGATGTTATTGAGAAATTTAAGGCCTGGTGATGGGTTACTGACCTTATTGGTTAGTGGGCTCTGTAAGAATGGAAAACAGGCAGAGGCAACTGAACTTTGTTTTAGGCTGTTTGAGAAAGGGTTCACTGTCAACACAGTGACctcaaatgctttaattcaTGGAATGTGTGAAGCAGGTAACTTGAAAGAAGCAGGAAAGCTCCTCATGGAGATGCTACAAAGGGGTTTGATATTGGATAAGGTCACATATAACACACTCATCTTGGGCTGCTGCAAAGATGGAAAGCCAGAGGAAGGATTTAAGCTTAAAGAAGACATGATTAAGCGAGGTATTCAGCCGGACAATTATACCTACAATTTACTACTACATGGGCTATGCAGTATTGGTAAAATGGAAGAAGCTATTGAGCTCTGGGAAGAGTGCAAAAGAACTGTTTTTGGACCGGATATTTACACATACGGGGTCATGATAGATGGATTCTGTAAAGCTGATAAAATTGAAGAAGGTGAAACCCTGTTTAATGAGATGATCTCTAAGAAAATGGAGCTAAATCCTGTTGTTTATAATACACTAATCAGAGCATACTGTAAAATTGGGAATACAACAGCAGCTTTTAGACTTTCTAATGACATGAAAAGCAGGGGCATTCTACCTACTTCTGTTACATATTCTTCTCTAATACATGGATTGTGCAATATCGGCCTCATTGAAGATGCAAAATGTCTTTTTGATGAAATGAGAAAAGAGGGGTTGCTGCCAAATGTTGCCTGTTACACTGCACTCATAGGTGGTTACTGTAAGCTGGGTCAGATGGATGAAGCTGAGAGTGTCTTGCAGGAAATGGCTTCGATTAAtatacatcctaataaaattaCCTACACGATCATGATTGGTGGTTATTGTAAGTTGGGTGATATGAAGGAAGCGGCTAAACTTCTAAATGTGATGGCTGAAAAGGGGATTTCCCCAGATTCCATCACTTACAATGTCTTTATGGATGGGCATTGCAAAGGAGGGAATGTGGAAGAAGCTTTTAAAGTATGCGATCGTATGTTAAGTGAAGGATTATCTTTAGATGAAATTACATATACGACATTGATTGATGGATGGcaatcatcaacaattacaaatcaggataatcattaa
- the LOC102629642 gene encoding coniferyl alcohol acyltransferase-like, producing MTQTFGNIPMELMQASADGKFEVKPTGKSIVKAIGPLPEPHTLQLSNLDLLSGRFPVTYFYFYRRPFGKNYPLIIQTLRISLAKTLNFYYPFAGRIIQNPQTNEPEIICDNNGALVLEAEANIPLVNHDFYNLNESLQGKLVSIQPDFPLQIQVTSYTCGGISITFSFDHALGDASSFGKFLVSWSEIAQQKPITCSPDLQRNLRARFPPSYHPSLDQTFVKCTIEEISNIPSTNILLKRLYHIDASSISRLQQLASVKGKKRTKVEAFSAYIWKIMVTSIDEKHGKCKMGWLVDGRCRILKYENPMSSYIGNVLSLAVGEASVTELKQGSISEIANRVHDSITKVTNEAHFLDLIDWIECHRPGLMLARVVLGRDGPTVVVSSGRRFPVAELDFGFGNPVLGAVSSIIERSGVGYINQRPSATCDGSWTVSAILWPELATALESDSIFQPMSAADHLQL from the coding sequence ATGACACAAACGTTTGGCAACATTCCAATGGAATTAATGCAGGCTTCAGCAGATGGAAAATTTGAAGTGAAACCCACTGGAAAAAGTATTGTCAAAGCTATAGGTCCCTTGCCAGAGCCTCATACCCTTCAACTCTCAAACCTTGACCTACTTTCCGGCCGTTTTCCAGTCACATACTTCTACTTCTACCGCAGGCCTTTTGGCAAAAACTATCCCTTGATCATCCAGACCCTGAGAATCTCCCTTGCTAAAACTCTGAATTTTTACTACCCTTTTGCCGGTAGAATCATTCAGAATCCTCAAACTAACGAGCCCGAGATCATTTGTGATAACAATGGAGCGTTAGTTTTAGAAGCCGAAGCCAATATCCCTTTAGTGAATCACGATTTCTACAACCTTAATGAATCTCTTCAAGGAAAGCTAGTCTCTATTCAGCCAGACTTCCCTTTGCAAATCCAAGTGACAAGTTACACCTGTGGAGGCATTTCGATTACTTTCAGTTTCGACCATGCACTTGGCGATGCAAGTTCCTTCGGCAAGTTTCTTGTCTCATGGTCAGAAATAGCTCAACAAAAACCAATAACATGCTCACCAGATCTTCAGAGAAACCTTCGTGCACGTTTCCCGCCAAGCTATCATCCTTCTTTGGATCAAACTTTTGTCAAGTGCACCATAGAAGAGATCTCAAACATTCCGTCAACGAACATCTTGCTGAAGCGCCTCTACCACATTGATGCTTCAAGCATTAGCAGGCTGCAACAACTCGCATCCGTCAAAGgtaaaaagagaacaaaagtTGAAGCTTTCTCGGCTTACATATGGAAGATTATGGTCACTTCCATCGACGAGAAACATGGAAAGTGCAAGATGGGTTGGTTAGTTGATGGACGCTGTAGAattcttaaatatgaaaatcCCATGTCAAGTTACATAGGAAATGTTTTGTCTCTGGCTGTTGGAGAAGCAAGTGTTACAGAACTGAAGCAAGGGTCCATATCAGAAATTGCCAACAGGGTTCATGATTCAATAACAAAAGTGACAAATGAAGCTCACTTCTTGGACCTGATTGATTGGATAGAGTGCCACAGGCCCGGATTGATGCTAGCAAGAGTGGTGCTCGGGAGAGATGGTCCAACAGTCGTGGTATCATCAGGACGAAGATTTCCAGTGGCTGAATTGGACTTTGGGTTTGGGAACCCAGTTCTGGGAGCAGTGAGTTCAATTATTGAGAGGTCTGGAGTTGGTTATATAAATCAAAGGCCAAGTGCCACGTGTGATGGCTCTTGGACTGTGTCTGCTATCTTGTGGCCAGAACTGGCTACAGCTCTGGAATCGGATTCCATTTTTCAACCGATGTCTGCTGCAGATCATCTTCAACTTTAG